The following coding sequences are from one Paenibacillus sp. JDR-2 window:
- a CDS encoding alpha/beta fold hydrolase yields the protein MTQLTIANHTITLPSGISLAYYDSKTVQQPVVVLLHGYCGSSAYWEQVVEPLARHARIIALDLRGHGRSSGETGPEETNAMELYADDLSAMLDQLKINKACVLGHSLGGYITLAFAERFEEKLSAFGLVHSTPLPDSDAAKENRDNAVAAIKKDGVGAFVEGLVPKLYSPDNKSAMPDQVERSIAIGRGTSASGAIGAAKGMKERPDRTEVLKQTSLPVLLLAGEQDQIIPVERTFVIDGANVTREKLAEAGHMGMVERPEAFAEAVLRFINKLN from the coding sequence ATGACGCAACTTACAATCGCCAATCACACGATCACGCTGCCAAGCGGTATCTCGTTAGCTTATTATGATTCCAAGACGGTTCAACAGCCGGTTGTAGTGCTTCTTCACGGCTATTGCGGGAGCTCCGCCTATTGGGAGCAGGTTGTAGAGCCTCTTGCCCGACATGCCCGCATTATTGCGCTCGATCTGCGCGGACATGGCCGCTCTTCCGGGGAGACTGGACCGGAAGAGACGAATGCTATGGAATTGTATGCAGACGATCTGTCTGCCATGCTGGATCAATTGAAAATAAACAAGGCCTGCGTTCTCGGCCATTCGCTTGGAGGATATATTACGCTTGCGTTTGCCGAGCGCTTTGAAGAGAAGCTGTCTGCGTTTGGGCTAGTTCATTCAACGCCATTGCCCGACAGCGATGCGGCGAAGGAAAACAGGGACAATGCCGTAGCCGCGATCAAGAAGGACGGCGTAGGCGCGTTTGTAGAGGGCCTTGTTCCGAAGCTTTATTCCCCGGACAATAAATCAGCGATGCCGGATCAGGTAGAACGTTCCATTGCCATTGGCAGAGGGACAAGCGCGTCTGGTGCGATTGGCGCAGCCAAAGGGATGAAGGAGCGTCCCGACCGTACGGAGGTGCTGAAGCAGACCTCGCTGCCGGTACTGCTCCTGGCGGGCGAGCAGGATCAAATTATTCCCGTGGAACGCACCTTTGTTATCGACGGAGCAAACGTTACCCGCGAGAAGCTTGCGGAAGCCGGCCATATGGGCATGGTGGAGCGTCCTGAAGCTTTTGCGGAAGCAGTCCTGCGTTTCATAAATAAGCTTAATTAG
- a CDS encoding DUF6483 family protein has product MFRRDYLMNMIEQMTEAVGQILQLKRELKHQDALLVIDELLDKRFGLSGKLIRSLSDKDLMAVLTTNGVMETDKIQAIAVTLKQESDLHAELGNEDASFASGLKALQLFMRLSLVDAEPTLVNPSKEAGQLLEQLKAYELPNHTKQLQAEWLEGEGQFAGAEDVLYELMEDEAVTGEEVEAFYRRLLYYDDEKLEAGGLPREEVQYGLDSLATNK; this is encoded by the coding sequence TTGTTTCGTCGAGACTACTTAATGAACATGATCGAACAGATGACGGAAGCCGTCGGGCAAATATTGCAGTTAAAGCGGGAGCTTAAACATCAGGATGCCCTGCTCGTAATCGATGAGCTGCTGGATAAAAGGTTTGGACTTAGCGGTAAGCTGATCCGTTCCTTGTCCGATAAGGATCTGATGGCGGTGCTGACTACAAACGGCGTTATGGAGACGGACAAAATACAGGCTATAGCCGTAACCCTGAAGCAAGAGTCGGATCTGCATGCCGAGCTTGGCAACGAAGACGCCAGCTTTGCTTCCGGTTTAAAGGCGCTGCAGCTCTTTATGAGGCTGTCGTTAGTTGACGCCGAGCCTACGCTTGTGAACCCTTCGAAGGAAGCCGGTCAGCTGCTGGAGCAGTTAAAAGCTTATGAGCTGCCTAACCATACCAAGCAGCTGCAAGCCGAATGGCTGGAGGGGGAAGGACAGTTCGCAGGAGCGGAGGATGTCCTATATGAGCTTATGGAAGATGAAGCGGTAACTGGCGAAGAGGTCGAAGCCTTCTACCGCCGCTTGTTATATTATGACGACGAGAAGCTGGAAGCCGGCGGATTGCCGCGTGAGGAAGTCCAATACGGGCTGGATTCTTTAGCAACAAATAAATAA
- a CDS encoding class I SAM-dependent methyltransferase, whose amino-acid sequence MTQEWQQSIQKIVDAGELLQGTLSQLRRKDGAAAPKTVVRPVQLKNGLHLQFEYHYSNKVTHDNVKPELAGARIVELLEGDYKQALFKTATEDLQLLFSKKGKATILSKPPTAAVKASAELQHNRQKNRILAEGTAAPFLVELGIMSKDGAVHAKKQDKYRQINRFLEMVTDVLPSLPADKPLTIVDFGCGKSYLTFALYHLLAIEQKREISIIGLDLKADVIAFCQELADRLHYDKLKFLVGDIADYEELNEADMVVTLHACDTATDAALAKAVKWGASVIMSVPCCQHELFRQVESDVLSPILSQGLLKERFSALATDAARGTLLEVLGYKVQMLEFVDPEHTPKNLLIRAVRSGQKGSMEKWGQYEQFRSFLNISPSLEHMLSDLWPTSSEK is encoded by the coding sequence ATGACACAAGAATGGCAGCAGTCCATACAAAAAATCGTAGATGCAGGAGAACTGCTGCAGGGAACGTTAAGCCAGCTGCGCCGCAAGGATGGGGCGGCTGCCCCCAAAACAGTGGTGCGGCCGGTTCAACTGAAGAACGGGCTTCATCTGCAGTTCGAATACCATTACAGCAATAAAGTAACCCACGATAACGTAAAGCCCGAGCTGGCCGGTGCCAGAATCGTCGAGCTGCTCGAAGGCGATTACAAGCAGGCGCTGTTCAAGACGGCAACGGAGGATCTTCAGTTGCTGTTCAGCAAGAAGGGAAAGGCAACGATTCTCAGCAAGCCGCCGACCGCAGCGGTGAAGGCTTCGGCAGAGCTTCAGCATAACCGTCAGAAAAACCGGATATTGGCCGAAGGGACCGCTGCGCCTTTTCTGGTGGAGCTGGGCATTATGTCGAAGGATGGAGCCGTACACGCAAAGAAACAGGACAAGTATAGACAGATTAACCGTTTCCTAGAGATGGTGACGGATGTGCTGCCCAGCCTGCCTGCGGACAAGCCGCTTACGATCGTTGATTTTGGCTGCGGCAAATCGTATTTGACCTTTGCCTTGTACCACCTGCTTGCTATTGAGCAGAAGCGGGAGATTTCGATTATCGGCCTGGACTTGAAGGCGGATGTCATCGCTTTTTGCCAAGAGCTTGCGGACCGGCTTCATTATGACAAGCTGAAGTTCCTGGTGGGGGACATCGCTGATTACGAAGAGCTAAACGAAGCCGATATGGTCGTTACCCTGCATGCCTGCGATACGGCGACGGATGCGGCGCTTGCCAAAGCAGTCAAATGGGGAGCTTCGGTCATTATGTCCGTGCCTTGCTGCCAGCATGAATTGTTCCGGCAGGTTGAGAGCGACGTATTATCGCCGATTCTGTCGCAGGGACTTCTGAAGGAGCGCTTCTCCGCTCTTGCAACGGACGCAGCCAGGGGCACTTTGCTCGAGGTGCTTGGTTACAAAGTACAGATGCTGGAGTTTGTCGATCCGGAGCATACCCCTAAAAACCTGTTGATTCGCGCTGTCCGCAGCGGGCAAAAAGGGTCGATGGAGAAGTGGGGGCAGTACGAGCAATTCCGCAGCTTCCTGAATATTTCTCCGTCATTGGAACATATGCTGTCGGACCTTTGGCCTACCTCTTCCGAAAAATAA